A stretch of the Cucurbita pepo subsp. pepo cultivar mu-cu-16 chromosome LG16, ASM280686v2, whole genome shotgun sequence genome encodes the following:
- the LOC111777634 gene encoding F-box/kelch-repeat protein At5g60570-like, protein MEDEDVSYHSRVDLMLDGLQRRRISNDSLLPMLDDDAAMNCFAYVRRSDYASLSCVNSRFNKQIRSGTLSELRKKIGIVEYWVYLVCDLKEWEAFDPDRNKWMALPKMPCDECFNHADKESLAVGSELLVFGREFYDFAIWKYAFFPHCWVKCRGMNQPRCLFGSGSLGSIAIVAGGSDIKGNVLNSAELYNSSKGRWETLPNMHVPRRSCSGFFMNGKFYVIGGMSSPTVSLTCGEEYDLKKRKWRKIEGMYPYVNQGAQAPPLVAVVENELYGVEHITNMVMKYEEAGNAWKVLGRLPVRADSSNGWGLGFKACGEKLVVVGGQRGAEGESIVLSSWCPKSGVDNNGSLDWKIVGVKEHVGVFVYNCAVMGC, encoded by the coding sequence ATGGAGGATGAAGATGTAAGTTATCATTCAAGAGTAGATTTGATGCTTGATGGTTTGCAGCGTCGACGCATATCGAATGATTCCCTTCTACCAATGCTCGATGATGATGCAGCAATGAATTGCTTTGCTTACGTTCGAAGATCTGATTATGCTTCACTATCGTGTGTTAACTCGAGGTTTAACAAGCAGATTAGAAGTGGTACATTGTCTGAGTTGAGGAAGAAGATAGGGATTGTGGAGTATTGGGTGTATCTGGTTTGTGATCTAAAGGAGTGGGAAGCGTTCGATCCCGATAGAAATAAATGGATGGCATTGCCTAAGATGCCTTGTGATGAGTGTTTCAATCATGCTGATAAAGAGTCCTTAGCAGTAGGCAGCGAGTTATTGGTTTTCGGTCGAGAGTTTTATGATTTTGCTATATGGAAATATGCATTTTTTCCTCATTGTTGGGTAAAATGTCGAGGAATGAACCAGCCTCGTTGTTTGTTTGGGTCTGGCAGTCTCGGTTCGATAGCCATAGTAGCAGGTGGGAGTGATATAAAGGGAAATGTTCTAAACTCAGCAGAATTATACAACTCTTCAAAGGGTCGATGGGAAACGTTGCCTAACATGCACGTCCCACGTCGGTCGTGTTCCGGGTTCTTTATGAACGGGAAATTCTACGTGATTGGTGGGATGTCAAGTCCTACAGTGTCACTAACATGTGGGGAGGAGTATGATTTAAAGAAGAGGAAATGGAGGAAAATCGAAGGGATGTATCCATACGTGAATCAAGGAGCTCAGGCGCCCCCTCTAGTTGCAGTGGTGGAGAATGAACTATATGGAGTGGAGCATATAACGAACATGGTTATGAAGTATGAGGAAGCGGGGAACGCGTGGAAGGTGTTGGGGAGACTTCCGGTGAGGGCGGATTCTTCAAATGGATGGGGACTTGGTTTCAAGGCTTGTGGGGAAAAGCTTGTGGTCGTAGGCGGGCAAAGAGGGGCGGAAGGCGAATCGATTGTGCTTAGCTCTTGGTGTCCGAAGTCGGGAGTCGATAATAATGGGAGTTTGGATTGGAAGATAGTAGGAGTGAAGGAACATGTTGGGGTTTTTGTGTACAATTGTGCAGTTATGGGGTGTTGa